The Daucus carota subsp. sativus chromosome 2, DH1 v3.0, whole genome shotgun sequence genome includes a window with the following:
- the LOC108209614 gene encoding zinc finger CCCH domain-containing protein 32: MELYGHSGNGSQTDQWAAPGQETGLEESMMRLGLLGGELYPERGGVPNCAYYMRTGSCGYGNKCRYNHPRDRNSVGGVVRTAGGEFPERIGEPECQYYLRTGTCKFGTTCKFHHPRNGGGSLSNVPVNIYGYPFRPGEKECSYYLKTGQCKFGLTCKFDHPQLPGISVPASVRPYYPTVQSSPPPDQYGGATTSYRVPRPPLLPGSYVSGAYGPLLLPQGVMPIPNWSPYSGPVSPVMSPGAQPSVGAASLYGVTPLSSSAPAFAGPYAPLPSSAGQSSNSRMEHQFPERPGQPECKYYMKNGDCKFGSSCKYHHPPDWANLKTSCVLSHIGLPLRPGVQPCSFYMQNKYCKFGHTCKFDHPVGAIRYNTSTSSLNDMAVAPYMLQSTLTTTIPFPELQPEFVSGSNLDPHLT; this comes from the exons ATGGAGTTGTACGGACATAGTGGAAACGGGTCACAGACGGATCAATGGGCTGCACCGGGTCAGGAAACGGGTCTTGAAG AATCTATGATGCGGTTAGGGTTGTTGGGCGGGGAGTTGTATCCGGAGAGAGGAGGTGTGCCTAATTGTGCTTACTATATGCGAACTGGTTCCTGTGGATATGGTAACAAATGTCGGTACAATCATCCCCGTGATCGTAATTCG GTTGGTGGAGTTGTAAGGACTGCAGGAGGTGAATTTCCAGAGAGAATAGGGGAACCTGAATGCCAG TATTATTTAAGAACTGGGACTTGTAAATTTGGTACTACCTGTAAATTTCATCACCCCCGAAATGGAGGTGGTTCATTAAGCAATGTACCAGTAAATATATATGGATACCCGTTCCGACCG GGTGAGAAAGAATGCTCCTATTATTTGAAAACGGGGCAGTGCAAATTTGGTTTAACTTGCAAATTTGATCATCCTCAGCTGCCTGGTATATCAGTGCCGGCATCTGTACGTCCATATTATCCAACTGTGCAGTCTTCACCCCCGCCTGACCAGTATGGAGGAGCAACAACCAGCTACAGGGTTCCAAGACCCCCATTATTGCCAGGGTCATATGTATCAGGTGCTTATGGTCCCTTGCTGCTTCCCCAAGGTGTGATGCCTATTCCAAACTGGAGTCCGTATTCG GGACCTGTAAGCCCTGTAATGTCTCCTGGTGCTCAACCTTCAGTTGGAGCAGCTTCTTTGTACGGTGTGACACCACTATCTTCTTCCGCTCCTGCATTTGCAGGTCCTTATGCCCCTTTACCTTCTTCTGCTGGCCAGTCGAGTAACAGCCGGATGGAGCACCAATTTCCGGAGCGCCCTGGCCAACCCGAATGTAAATACTATATGAAAAATGGGGACTGTAAGTTTGGATCATCTTGCAAGTATCACCATCCACCAGACTGGGCTAATTTAAAGACAAGTTGCGTTCTCAGCCACATAGGACTACCTTTGCGTCCG GGCGTGCAACCTTGCAGTTTCTATATGCAGAATAAATACTGCAAATTTGGGCATACTTGCAAATTTGATCATCCGGTGGGAGCTATAAGATACAACACCTCCACTTCATCTCTCAATGACATGGCAGTTGCTCCATACATGCTTCAATCTACCCTAACTACAACTATTCCATTTCCAGAGCTACAGCCTGAATTTGTATCAGGGTCTAACCTGGATCCTCATTTGACTTAG